One genomic window of Candidatus Kuenenia stuttgartiensis includes the following:
- a CDS encoding efflux RND transporter periplasmic adaptor subunit — protein sequence MTQRIRVKVAIGIAITVAIVSLSLYWWRRQPGPPTVVSGGAGQVIVEDSSPVAKVKTVPLSYGRINETLTAYGIVELLPSTIEIYNVTFECIITRVLVTAGQVVNPGELLLIIKPSPDTQLIFKQAQDELESVRLEEALLSDRIKLQLSTKQDMVPVQLRSRLAEKKLNSLKERGVESMKEIRADSAGIVYFIGAQPGQTVPAGTNLLQLANEDQIIVRLGVESDDFNRLEKSQSVKLKPILAPDSKSIEGTIQTITRRVDPITRLVSVMVKPMSEGKLLLNDYIEGKIIVSSRNALLAPREAILPDSGGHSLFTVMGGHAVRHLVQIGLETSGKMEIISKELKEGDPVVVLGNYELSDGMPVVEERKQ from the coding sequence ATGACTCAAAGAATACGAGTAAAAGTGGCAATTGGAATAGCGATAACCGTGGCTATCGTGTCGTTATCATTATACTGGTGGCGTAGACAGCCTGGACCGCCAACCGTAGTATCCGGAGGCGCCGGTCAGGTAATCGTAGAGGACAGTTCTCCTGTGGCAAAAGTTAAAACTGTTCCGTTGAGCTATGGCCGTATTAACGAAACGCTTACGGCGTATGGAATAGTGGAACTGCTTCCGAGTACTATTGAAATATACAATGTTACCTTTGAGTGTATTATCACCAGGGTGCTGGTAACGGCAGGACAGGTTGTTAACCCCGGTGAATTGTTACTTATAATCAAGCCCAGCCCTGATACACAGTTAATATTCAAACAGGCACAGGACGAACTTGAATCCGTGCGTCTGGAAGAGGCGCTTCTGAGCGATCGCATCAAGTTACAGTTATCTACAAAGCAGGACATGGTGCCGGTACAACTCAGAAGCCGTCTGGCTGAAAAGAAACTCAATAGTTTAAAAGAGCGCGGTGTTGAATCGATGAAGGAAATCAGGGCTGATTCAGCAGGCATTGTGTATTTCATCGGAGCGCAGCCGGGTCAAACCGTGCCGGCGGGCACAAACCTCCTGCAACTGGCGAATGAGGACCAGATCATTGTCCGCCTCGGGGTTGAGTCCGATGACTTTAACCGGCTTGAGAAAAGTCAATCGGTAAAATTGAAACCCATTCTTGCACCAGACTCTAAATCTATTGAAGGGACCATCCAGACAATTACCCGCCGGGTCGATCCCATTACACGTCTCGTCAGTGTGATGGTTAAGCCAATGTCCGAAGGTAAATTGCTGCTCAATGACTACATCGAAGGGAAGATTATCGTAAGTTCCCGTAATGCCTTACTGGCCCCTCGCGAAGCCATTCTGCCTGATAGCGGCGGACATAGTCTCTTTACGGTCATGGGAGGTCATGCCGTGAGACATCTGGTGCAAATCGGATTGGAAACTTCCGGGAAAATGGAAATAATCTCAAAAGAGCTGAAAGAAGGTGATCCTGTAGTAGTGTTGGGAAATTATGAGTTATCTGATGGTATGCCGGTCGTGGAGGAGCGGAAACAATGA
- a CDS encoding TolC family protein: MKSLAVLQGYKKFFLFFTGHKNFWVKGLEILTWMFLPAVVFSGCASYHPRYLTSAVVEEKLTVPSTKDICIMAGSIDHPVLKPIDFDDRDGLSPNEAAVLAVLLDPSLTVERDRRLLAGAQLLQAGLLPNPQFSYNINFPTGGPTEGLVNNFATNLNWDIKSLISRSARVDAASAKQAEVNLAVAWKEMQVAQGARMAVYQLLALNKQAQVRKEMEQLLSENVHRVRQAVMNSLLTKLDLAAAEAAYNQAQVALLQITQESGQQLLTLKQLLGLPPDYEIKLQDNIELMDNIDISSLEQLTASLDTRRLDLLALRQGYKSQEATVREAILTQFPMINLGVNQAQDFGGFYNAGPGITIGVPIFNRNQGMIAFERSTRKQLFDQYVNSVFAARLTAAKLLKIMLSLNNRITASKEAVQVLEKLLLTYRQALEQGYSDVVIYYNTWSSLAQKRIDLILLKQQLADSRFAFELAVGIYSIEE; the protein is encoded by the coding sequence ATGAAGAGTTTAGCCGTATTACAAGGTTATAAAAAGTTCTTTTTGTTTTTCACAGGACATAAGAATTTTTGGGTTAAGGGCCTGGAGATACTTACCTGGATGTTTCTTCCGGCGGTGGTTTTCTCCGGATGCGCTTCGTATCATCCAAGATATCTAACCTCGGCGGTCGTAGAGGAGAAACTTACCGTTCCTTCTACAAAGGATATTTGTATTATGGCCGGATCTATTGATCACCCTGTTCTGAAACCTATAGACTTTGACGACCGTGACGGACTTTCACCGAATGAGGCGGCAGTTTTGGCCGTCCTGCTGGATCCCTCCCTGACGGTGGAGAGAGACCGCCGTCTCCTTGCAGGGGCGCAATTGCTGCAGGCCGGGTTATTGCCGAATCCACAATTCTCTTACAATATAAATTTTCCCACCGGGGGGCCCACAGAGGGTCTCGTAAACAATTTCGCAACCAATCTCAACTGGGATATTAAATCCCTGATAAGCCGGTCCGCCAGGGTGGATGCGGCATCCGCAAAACAAGCGGAAGTAAATCTTGCTGTTGCCTGGAAGGAGATGCAGGTGGCACAGGGGGCGCGTATGGCCGTTTACCAACTTTTGGCCCTGAATAAACAGGCTCAGGTCAGAAAGGAAATGGAACAACTATTATCTGAAAATGTCCACCGTGTTCGTCAGGCGGTTATGAATAGCCTTCTTACAAAACTTGACCTGGCCGCAGCCGAGGCTGCCTATAATCAGGCGCAAGTTGCATTGTTACAAATCACACAGGAATCGGGTCAGCAGCTCCTGACGTTGAAACAGCTTCTCGGCCTCCCTCCCGATTATGAGATAAAATTGCAGGACAACATTGAATTGATGGATAACATTGATATTTCATCACTCGAACAGTTGACTGCAAGCCTTGATACACGTCGGCTGGATTTGCTAGCATTACGCCAAGGTTACAAAAGCCAGGAAGCGACGGTTAGGGAGGCGATTCTTACACAGTTCCCGATGATAAACCTGGGCGTCAATCAAGCGCAAGACTTTGGCGGTTTCTATAACGCCGGTCCGGGTATTACCATAGGAGTGCCCATCTTTAATCGCAATCAGGGAATGATAGCTTTCGAACGCTCCACCAGAAAACAACTCTTTGATCAATATGTTAACAGTGTTTTTGCGGCACGATTAACTGCCGCCAAACTTTTAAAAATCATGCTTTCTCTCAACAACAGGATTACTGCCTCCAAAGAGGCCGTTCAAGTATTGGAAAAGCTCCTTCTCACTTACCGGCAGGCGTTGGAACAAGGTTATTCAGATGTAGTTATCTATTACAATACATGGAGCAGCCTGGCGCAAAAACGTATTGACCTGATTCTCCTGAAACAACAACTGGCGGATTCACGTTTCGCATTTGAACTTGCCGTCGGAATATACAGTATAGAGGAATAG
- a CDS encoding methyltransferase family protein: protein MMIPIGTFFFRYRNVLFPLVFVLLFFEGTWPICENELIENLEIVIGIIVALSGQALRALTIGLDYIKRGGKNKRVYAKTLVQNGMFAHCRNPLYLGNLLIFTGIGVVANSLLFVLFGIPFFLFAYMAIICSEENYLENKFGQEFKDYCKRVNRIIPDFSGLLTTIQSMEFSWRRLIIKEYTTTFLWITGVLLLIIKNIYLGRGYETSKYTLLILSVFLLMVFLGFCTAWHLKKSKILRLK from the coding sequence ATGATGATTCCAATAGGTACGTTCTTTTTTCGATACCGGAATGTCCTTTTTCCATTGGTATTTGTGCTGCTTTTTTTTGAGGGAACGTGGCCGATATGTGAAAACGAACTCATAGAAAACCTGGAAATTGTCATTGGCATTATCGTGGCATTAAGCGGGCAGGCATTACGGGCGCTTACAATAGGACTGGACTACATCAAGCGTGGTGGCAAGAATAAACGGGTATATGCGAAAACACTTGTGCAAAACGGCATGTTCGCCCATTGCAGAAATCCCCTCTATTTGGGAAATCTTTTGATTTTCACGGGTATTGGCGTCGTCGCAAACTCATTGCTATTTGTCTTGTTTGGTATACCGTTTTTCCTGTTTGCCTATATGGCAATCATATGTTCAGAGGAGAACTACCTTGAAAATAAATTCGGACAAGAGTTCAAGGATTACTGTAAACGGGTCAACAGGATTATTCCGGACTTTTCAGGCCTGCTTACCACCATTCAAAGTATGGAGTTCAGTTGGAGAAGGCTTATTATCAAGGAATATACTACTACCTTTTTATGGATAACCGGCGTACTCCTTCTCATTATTAAGAATATCTACCTTGGCAGGGGCTATGAGACAAGTAAATACACATTATTGATCTTGTCCGTTTTTCTTCTGATGGTATTTTTAGGGTTTTGTACTGCCTGGCACCTGAAAAAGAGCAAAATACTGAGATTGAAGTGA
- the cmoA gene encoding carboxy-S-adenosyl-L-methionine synthase CmoA produces the protein MSKDEIFKDNVPAVADFVFGEKVASVFDDMLERSIPFYQEIQRMIVEMAVDFAVEGTNVYDLGCSTGTTLINIGENISRKVKFIGIDSSQDMLARCKQTLSKRRFAGEYELICSDLNHGVAVENASVVLMVLTLQFIRPLKRDKVISDIVRGLNENGCLILVEKVLGEDSLFNRLFIKYYYDMKKRNGYSELEISQKREALENVLIPYKLLENRELLLKEGFRYCDVFFKWYNFCGMVAVK, from the coding sequence ATGTCAAAGGATGAAATATTCAAAGACAATGTGCCGGCAGTGGCGGACTTTGTCTTTGGAGAGAAGGTCGCTTCCGTGTTTGACGATATGCTGGAACGTTCTATTCCTTTTTATCAGGAAATCCAGAGGATGATCGTGGAAATGGCCGTTGATTTTGCTGTCGAAGGAACGAATGTATATGATCTTGGTTGCTCAACCGGCACCACCCTCATCAATATAGGTGAAAATATTAGCCGTAAAGTAAAATTCATTGGTATCGATTCCTCGCAGGACATGCTTGCCAGGTGCAAACAGACTCTCTCCAAGCGCCGTTTTGCCGGAGAATACGAATTGATCTGCAGCGATTTGAATCACGGCGTTGCGGTCGAAAATGCATCGGTGGTACTCATGGTTTTAACGCTTCAATTCATCAGACCATTAAAACGGGACAAAGTAATCAGTGATATAGTGAGGGGATTAAATGAAAACGGATGCCTTATCCTTGTAGAAAAAGTGCTCGGGGAAGATTCGTTATTCAACCGTCTCTTTATAAAATACTATTATGATATGAAAAAACGAAATGGGTACAGCGAATTGGAAATCTCCCAGAAACGTGAGGCGCTTGAAAATGTATTGATTCCATATAAACTCCTGGAAAACAGAGAACTTCTGTTAAAGGAAGGTTTCCGGTATTGTGACGTATTTTTCAAGTGGTATAACTTTTGTGGAATGGTGGCAGTAAAATGA
- a CDS encoding lipid-A-disaccharide synthase N-terminal domain-containing protein, with protein MVEHMTLAVTWFGKQHRLFGLDWSYLTILGFIGNAVFSTRFFIQWIASEKKGKSVIPVSFWYWSIAGSMIMCVYWIMERSPVGILAYLPNSLIYMRNLHLIRQHKLAATASASTQTPLEES; from the coding sequence ATGGTTGAGCATATGACATTGGCTGTTACCTGGTTTGGCAAACAACATCGCCTGTTCGGACTCGACTGGAGCTACCTTACGATACTTGGGTTTATTGGCAATGCGGTCTTCTCCACACGGTTTTTTATACAGTGGATTGCCTCGGAAAAGAAGGGAAAGAGTGTCATTCCCGTATCATTCTGGTATTGGAGTATAGCGGGAAGCATGATCATGTGCGTTTATTGGATTATGGAACGTAGTCCTGTCGGCATATTAGCCTACCTGCCGAACTCTCTGATCTATATGCGCAATCTCCATTTGATCAGGCAGCATAAGCTTGCGGCAACGGCATCCGCTTCCACGCAAACTCCGCTTGAGGAAAGTTGA
- a CDS encoding ArnT family glycosyltransferase, translating into MDPDEPRYAATARGMVLDNNWIVPFFNGEPRINKPPLFYWMVACSYKVFGINEFGARFPSAMAAIGTVLITYLLGKRYESRKSGFWAGMVLISSPLFFLVSRLCITDILLTFFISASLYLFFVEYTEKNKNMPRKCFLFFLLGMVFLVKGPVGVLLVVLTILCFLAWMRDLRFVRKLWYLPGFLLFLGVICAWGIPFWLSLGTKQIFGLITQETTGRIIHGYAHQEPFYYYLPVILAGYFPWSLFLCAVFFNIFKKRTVLPVEEKRRVYFFCIWFVLALVFFSLSRSKLMTYILPISPAIALLTISLYRWEKEGIAGKSIRWISWLSLGFSVALPMVLISTMSKWVPANYTMPTYHVVIPVMILFIVAPTAFYAIYYKKGFLSLLKVYCFTHGLFLLAVIIFVVTYVGTFRSTRDIVNKSHLYETNDCTLLSYAKTLPSLVFYSDRNVIEINPDASLQTANFDKGKPIYFVMTLHSFQKKKDWLLRNSFHIVDRDSAYIVLKSEK; encoded by the coding sequence ATGGATCCCGATGAGCCTCGTTATGCCGCCACTGCACGGGGAATGGTGTTAGACAACAACTGGATTGTACCGTTTTTTAACGGGGAACCACGTATTAACAAGCCACCGCTCTTTTATTGGATGGTTGCCTGTTCCTATAAGGTCTTTGGAATAAACGAATTTGGTGCGCGATTCCCATCCGCTATGGCGGCTATTGGTACGGTATTGATAACATACCTGCTAGGGAAGAGGTATGAAAGCCGTAAGAGTGGCTTTTGGGCAGGTATGGTTCTAATATCAAGCCCTCTCTTTTTCCTTGTTTCCCGATTATGTATTACCGACATACTCCTTACCTTTTTTATCAGCGCCAGCCTGTACCTTTTCTTTGTTGAATACACGGAAAAAAACAAGAACATGCCCAGAAAATGTTTTCTTTTTTTCTTACTGGGCATGGTATTTCTCGTAAAGGGGCCGGTAGGGGTACTGTTGGTTGTTTTAACCATACTCTGTTTTCTCGCATGGATGCGCGACCTTCGATTTGTCAGGAAGCTTTGGTATTTACCAGGATTCCTGCTTTTTCTGGGCGTTATTTGTGCATGGGGTATCCCTTTCTGGCTCTCTTTAGGCACGAAACAGATTTTCGGATTAATTACACAGGAAACGACAGGACGGATTATTCATGGTTATGCCCATCAGGAGCCATTTTACTATTACCTGCCGGTGATCCTGGCGGGTTATTTTCCATGGTCGTTGTTCTTATGCGCGGTATTTTTCAATATCTTCAAAAAACGGACTGTCTTGCCTGTTGAGGAAAAAAGACGAGTATATTTTTTTTGCATATGGTTTGTCCTTGCCCTGGTCTTTTTTTCCCTTTCGCGCTCGAAATTGATGACCTACATTCTTCCCATTTCTCCTGCCATTGCATTGCTCACTATTTCGCTTTACCGATGGGAAAAAGAAGGCATCGCAGGAAAAAGTATTCGGTGGATATCATGGCTTTCGTTGGGGTTTTCAGTAGCACTCCCCATGGTTTTGATTTCCACCATGTCAAAGTGGGTTCCCGCGAATTATACAATGCCAACATATCATGTTGTCATTCCCGTTATGATTCTTTTCATTGTAGCACCGACCGCGTTTTACGCCATTTATTACAAAAAAGGCTTTTTATCGTTACTGAAGGTGTATTGTTTCACGCATGGTTTATTCCTCCTGGCTGTTATTATATTTGTAGTGACATATGTGGGAACCTTTCGTTCTACCAGGGACATTGTTAATAAAAGCCATCTGTATGAAACAAATGATTGCACTCTTCTCAGTTATGCCAAGACATTGCCGAGCTTAGTCTTTTACAGCGACAGAAATGTAATAGAAATAAACCCGGATGCATCACTTCAAACAGCCAATTTCGACAAGGGAAAACCCATTTACTTTGTAATGACTTTGCATTCCTTTCAGAAAAAAAAGGATTGGTTGCTGAGAAATAGCTTCCATATTGTAGACCGGGATAGCGCATACATTGTATTGAAAAGTGAGAAATAA
- a CDS encoding OB-fold nucleic acid binding domain-containing protein translates to MKKIVFVFALSLTLSSVIIAENTFAYQMKSVEEPSRDYTHSNYSQEHSHEAQNEGGYFLAGKIAETMNSGGYTYLCIDDYGKKTWVAIPETTVSVGQEVVLQPGFEMTGFESKTLNRTFDKIIFSNGLADSGQEAPSYTTKGSKGISVTTNENISVEKATGADAYTVEELYENSKKLNNKKVIVKGKVIKVSVGIMGKNWLHLQDGSGSQDKNNTDLVVTTKDQPSVGDIVTVSGTLYKDKDFGSGYKYNVIVEEATVKK, encoded by the coding sequence ATGAAAAAGATTGTATTTGTATTTGCTTTATCGCTAACATTATCTTCCGTAATAATCGCAGAAAATACTTTTGCCTATCAAATGAAATCGGTGGAAGAACCCTCTCGTGACTATACACATAGTAATTATTCACAGGAACATTCGCATGAAGCGCAAAACGAGGGCGGCTATTTTCTTGCCGGAAAAATTGCAGAAACAATGAACAGTGGCGGCTATACGTATCTCTGCATTGATGACTACGGGAAAAAAACATGGGTAGCCATACCGGAAACAACCGTATCCGTGGGGCAGGAAGTTGTTTTGCAACCAGGTTTTGAAATGACCGGCTTTGAAAGCAAGACCTTGAACAGAACATTTGACAAAATCATTTTTTCCAACGGTCTGGCGGATTCAGGGCAAGAAGCTCCTTCATACACTACCAAAGGCAGCAAGGGCATCAGCGTTACAACAAATGAAAATATCTCTGTGGAAAAAGCTACAGGGGCGGACGCTTATACCGTAGAGGAACTTTATGAAAACAGCAAGAAGCTTAACAATAAAAAGGTCATTGTGAAGGGTAAAGTAATTAAAGTTTCTGTTGGCATTATGGGTAAGAACTGGCTGCATCTTCAGGACGGAAGCGGAAGCCAGGATAAGAATAATACAGACCTCGTAGTCACCACAAAAGATCAACCTTCTGTCGGTGATATTGTTACGGTAAGCGGCACTCTCTATAAGGATAAGGATTTTGGCAGCGGTTATAAATATAATGTAATCGTGGAAGAAGCCACAGTGAAGAAATAA
- a CDS encoding phosphopantothenoylcysteine decarboxylase, translating to MHPLCQIDTLPTLVEKTCFSQSFSENHLIANRSNFLKGRVKQMEDKKRLNILITSGPTRGYIDDVRYISNKSSGRLGAAIATEALKREADVTMAYGTGSIIPDVTCLGKETGNRLTLIEIETIQDLSKLFREGLQGKVFDAVVHAMAVLDYIPEQPVEGKVSSHSNEITIRFIKTPKIIKLIKELWPRLLLISFKLEAGIPHDELMKRAYASLLKNKADFVVANDQHEILGDKHPGYIINSHQELVATCNTKQDIAERLIDIIYSQTNLILEM from the coding sequence TTGCATCCGCTTTGTCAAATTGATACACTTCCCACGTTGGTGGAGAAAACATGTTTTTCACAGAGTTTTTCAGAAAATCACCTTATTGCCAATCGCTCAAATTTTTTAAAAGGCCGCGTTAAGCAGATGGAAGATAAAAAGAGGTTAAACATACTTATAACTTCAGGACCTACAAGGGGTTATATAGACGACGTCAGATATATAAGCAATAAATCTTCCGGCAGATTGGGGGCTGCAATAGCAACCGAAGCGCTTAAAAGGGAGGCTGACGTCACAATGGCGTATGGCACAGGAAGTATTATTCCTGATGTTACTTGCTTAGGAAAAGAAACGGGTAACCGGCTTACCCTCATTGAAATAGAAACGATACAGGATCTGTCAAAATTATTCCGGGAGGGTTTACAGGGGAAAGTCTTTGACGCCGTTGTCCACGCCATGGCGGTGCTGGATTATATCCCTGAACAACCGGTCGAAGGAAAAGTGTCTTCCCATAGCAATGAGATTACCATACGGTTTATAAAAACTCCGAAAATAATAAAGTTAATAAAAGAGCTTTGGCCCCGTTTGCTGCTCATCAGTTTTAAATTAGAAGCGGGGATTCCCCATGATGAACTCATGAAAAGGGCCTATGCCTCCTTGCTGAAAAATAAAGCGGATTTTGTGGTAGCAAATGACCAGCATGAGATTTTAGGGGATAAACATCCCGGTTATATCATTAATTCACATCAGGAACTGGTGGCAACGTGCAATACAAAACAAGATATAGCAGAAAGGCTCATAGACATAATATATAGTCAAACAAATCTGATTTTAGAAATGTAG
- a CDS encoding aryl-sulfate sulfotransferase: MKSSKQIIKTAMYILGFTALISGWQGKGIHADDLVDKLAIDQQTHRRVSRTGVVAVDREKAAMGYILFTPMNNTCGEVFLIDTNDGKVVHQWNLPYAPGVYGYLLPNGNLFYNGQVEDDGAWDLWPNWNSFKGGIMMEVDWKGNIVWELRNPYHHHDGRRTSSGGAIYLAVEKLSEEIRDQVQGGTEGSSKKGDMWADIIIEVDANGSQVWKWHAKDHLDFDTDVIQSNCPRDEWTHANAVVPLEDDNQVMVSFRNISTVGIIDKNTGKFVWKLGHSVFAQQHDPRILKNGNILVFDNGQQRKSEPVPYSRVIELNRDTKEIVWRYRDVPAINFFSPTISGAQRLSNGNTLITEGCFGRIFQVTSDKEVVWEYVSPYFYANKEDVIDNSIFKATFYTAEEIPNLR, translated from the coding sequence ATGAAAAGCTCAAAACAAATAATAAAAACAGCGATGTATATTTTAGGTTTCACCGCATTGATTAGCGGCTGGCAAGGTAAAGGCATACACGCAGATGATCTGGTGGATAAGTTGGCGATAGACCAGCAAACCCACCGCAGGGTCAGCCGCACAGGTGTTGTTGCAGTTGACAGGGAAAAAGCGGCTATGGGATATATTCTTTTTACTCCAATGAATAATACCTGCGGCGAAGTATTTCTTATTGATACGAATGACGGCAAGGTGGTGCATCAGTGGAATTTGCCTTATGCCCCAGGTGTGTATGGCTATTTACTGCCGAATGGCAATCTTTTCTATAACGGGCAGGTTGAGGATGACGGCGCCTGGGATCTGTGGCCAAACTGGAACAGTTTTAAAGGGGGCATTATGATGGAAGTGGACTGGAAAGGAAATATTGTATGGGAGCTTCGCAATCCCTACCATCACCATGACGGCAGGCGTACTTCTTCCGGAGGCGCCATTTACCTGGCGGTGGAAAAACTGTCAGAGGAGATAAGAGACCAGGTACAAGGGGGGACTGAAGGTTCCAGCAAAAAAGGCGATATGTGGGCGGATATTATTATAGAGGTAGATGCGAATGGAAGTCAGGTATGGAAGTGGCATGCGAAGGATCACCTTGATTTTGATACGGATGTTATTCAATCAAATTGCCCCAGGGATGAATGGACGCACGCAAATGCCGTTGTCCCGTTAGAAGATGACAACCAGGTAATGGTGAGTTTTAGAAATATCTCTACCGTTGGAATTATTGACAAGAATACCGGGAAATTTGTCTGGAAGCTCGGACACTCTGTCTTTGCCCAGCAACATGACCCACGCATCCTTAAGAATGGCAATATACTTGTATTCGATAACGGACAGCAACGGAAGTCTGAACCCGTCCCCTATTCCAGAGTAATAGAACTAAACCGGGATACAAAAGAGATTGTGTGGCGATACCGTGATGTGCCGGCAATTAATTTTTTCAGCCCTACAATATCGGGGGCGCAAAGATTATCAAACGGGAATACCCTTATCACCGAAGGGTGTTTTGGCCGCATATTTCAGGTAACATCCGACAAGGAAGTGGTATGGGAATATGTAAGTCCTTATTTTTATGCGAATAAAGAAGATGTGATTGATAATTCCATTTTTAAAGCCACATTTTATACCGCAGAGGAAATTCCTAATTTACGATAA